The window NNNNNNNNNNNNNNNNNNNNNNNNNNNNNNNNNNNNNNNNNNNNNNNNNNNNNNNNNNNNNNNNNNNNNNNNNNNNNNNTTGCGGCTTTCTTTCAGATGTGTTTGTATAGGAATACGTACGGCggtagtgtgtgtgtgtgcccccatatgtgtggaggaagggatggtgcaggaggagaggcgaagTCGGATACGTAAGAAGGGCAGAACAGCGATGGTGGTAGGGGGAAACAGGAGCGTATAAGGCAACGAAGCAGCgatgtgcgcctgtgcgagaGACAAGGAAGCGAGAGTGGCGTGTCCGCGCGTGAAGTGAGCGAGGTGGTGCTGGGCACAGGGAGCCACTCTACTCCCTACGCATCTACCTCGACACGAATCAAGACACGTGTCGCCGGATCGGCGGCATAACTCTCGCGCCAGATATCCCTGTTGACTGCTACTTTCGCCTATCTCCGTCAATGACACCTCAAGCgacccccgcccccgcaCCTGCCATAATCCCCTTTGCTGAAGATGGCAGTTCAGCAGTAGAgagcacgtgcgcgcgcgcttctcTGGGAATCCGTATCTCTGCACCACCGTGACCACTGACAGCGCTACATGCTTCATCACTCGcacgcaagcacacgcaTGCCAGCCCTTCCCTGTTTACTATCAAAGggcggagggggaagaggcagagaagggaggaagggccGCAGCTATCGGGGAGTACACACCGCCCTCTCTTCAGTCGGTTTCAGCCGCAGTCCGACAACGCCGGGGAGgacgaaaggaaagaaaatgaaaagaaggCAAAACATAAACAAAACAAACGgcagaagagcgcgcgccaACTCATGATGCGGCAGCACAAGGGCAACAGGAAAAGGTAAAGAGGTGAGCGAAGGAGGTGATGGGCGTAAGCTGTTGCGCACTTCCAGGCGTGTACCATGACAGTTCATCGCCGAGAGAACTCGAattggcagcagcagcagcgtgagcacacacatacacatacacgtgcacaccctcacttcttcttctccaggCGCTTCAGGTAGAACTGAAGCTCCGCACCTTCCAGTAGGATACCGTCGGCACGGCCGGACTGGCCCGGGCGGCTCGTCATGCGCGCAAGCACACGACCCTCGCGCAGCTGATCAGCGATCGCCTTCTCGACcttgtggctgctgcggcggcgcgtccactcgcgctgcagcttgGGTGAAGCCTTGTTCACGTCGTACTtttcagcagcggcatggGCAGACTTCTTGCCTTTCTtctcagcggcggcggcggtcttggcgctcttcttccccgCATCCAAGTCGATGCCGTAATGCTTGGCGTACCAGCGCTTGAACGGCGCGGCGTCCACGGCGACGATGCAGTTCTTCACCAGCGTCTTCGTGCGCACCAGCTCGTTCGAGGTGGCGTTGTACACGACGTCGAGGATACGAACGCGCTGCGCGATGGCCTCGGAGCCCCAGGCGAAGTTGCCGGTGTCCAGGCGCAGGGCGCGGATCTTGAAGTTGCCACCACGAGCACGCACAGGGCTCACGCGGCGGGCGCCAAGACGGGTGTTGGCGGGAAGGCGACCCAGCTCGGCCTTCATGCGCTTCCGGTGGATCTTGGTCTTTCCACCGGTGATCTTGCGCTTATG is drawn from Leishmania panamensis strain MHOM/PA/94/PSC-1 chromosome 24 sequence and contains these coding sequences:
- a CDS encoding 40S ribosomal protein S8, putative (TriTrypDB/GeneDB-style sysID: LpmP.24.2050), giving the protein MGIVRSRLHKRKITGGKTKIHRKRMKAELGRLPANTRLGARRVSPVRARGGNFKIRALRLDTGNFAWGSEAIAQRVRILDVVYNATSNELVRTKTLVKNCIVAVDAAPFKRWYAKHYGIDLDAGKKSAKTAAAAEKKGKKSAHAAAEKYDVNKASPKLQREWTRRRSSHKVEKAIADQLREGRVLARMTSRPGQSGRADGILLEGAELQFYLKRLEKKK